The following are encoded together in the Geobacter sulfurreducens PCA genome:
- the tsaA gene encoding tRNA (N6-threonylcarbamoyladenosine(37)-N6)-methyltransferase TrmO, translated as MTHDSLFTYRPIGTLYSPYSRRIDAPHQGTVVEGTETGEPALATLELHEWLDESAIRDLSGFDRLWLIFAFHLSEGWKSRVKPPRGGPKRGVLATRAPHRPNAIGLSAVELVAVEGRTLHLRGVDLLDGTPVLDIKPYVPYADAFPDARAGWIDEVDAEQGRHSAPGPRKPR; from the coding sequence ATGACCCACGACTCCCTGTTCACCTATCGCCCCATCGGCACTCTGTACTCCCCCTATTCCCGCCGGATTGACGCGCCCCATCAGGGCACGGTGGTAGAGGGTACGGAAACCGGGGAGCCGGCGCTTGCCACCCTGGAGCTTCACGAGTGGCTGGACGAAAGCGCGATCCGGGATCTGAGCGGCTTCGACAGGCTGTGGCTCATCTTCGCCTTTCATCTGAGCGAGGGCTGGAAAAGCCGGGTCAAGCCGCCGCGGGGCGGACCGAAGCGGGGCGTCCTGGCCACCCGGGCCCCTCACCGGCCCAATGCCATCGGCCTGTCGGCGGTGGAGCTGGTGGCCGTGGAAGGCCGGACGCTGCATCTGCGGGGGGTCGACCTCCTGGACGGCACCCCCGTGCTGGATATCAAACCCTACGTCCCCTACGCGGATGCCTTTCCCGACGCCAGAGCCGGCTGGATCGATGAAGTTGATGCGGAGCAGGGGCGCCACTCCGCGCCCGGGCCCCGCAAACCCCGCTAG